Genomic window (Rhizobium brockwellii):
TTGCCGTCATCGGGCGCAAGCAGCTTCCAAGGGATGCATTCGTAGAGGAGGCGCTCCGCTCCACGCAGTCCGACGGTACCGTCGGCATCTTCGTCCATGGCTACAACTATAGTTATCAGGAGGCGCTGTTTCGCACTGCGCAGATCGCTGCGGACGCCAATATTCCGGGCTCTCCGATTCTGTTTTCGTGGCCTTCGGCCGCCGCCGTCGCCGGCTATGTCGCCGACCGCGATGCGGCGCTGTCCTCGCGCGGCGACCTCGACTCGCTTGTTACCTCGCTCTCGGCTTCAGGAAAGGTGAAACGCATCATCCTTTTCGGACACAGCATGGGCGGATTCTTGGTCATGGAAACAGTGCGCCAGCTCGAACTGCAGCATCGCGACGACGTCATCGGCAAACTGGCGGTGATCCTTGCCGCGCCTGATATCGACGTCGATGTTTTCCGGTCCCAGCTGAAGGATATCGGGCGAATGCCGGTCCCGATATCTCTTCTCGTTTCGAAGGACGACCGGGCGCTGGTGGCCTCGAGCTTCATAGCGGGAGAGCGGGCGCGCGTCGGACGCATCGATATCGACGATCCCGTCATCAGGGAGGCCGCCTTGAAGGAAAGGCTTCGGGTCATCGACATCACGTCGATCCAGGCGTCCGACGGGTTAGGGCACGACCGCTACGCATCGCTTGCCAAGTTCGGCGCCCAGCTTGCCTCCTTCGAAAGCGGGAGACGGTCCAGCGCCGGCGACGTTGGCGCCTATGTCTTCGATGCCGCCGGCGCCGCAGTCGCAAGTCCGTTTCGTCTGGCCGGGCGTGTCGTCGGCTCGCAATGAACAGACTGAGGTAAGAGCGGCGATGGCTAATCCTCAGGCATCGTCAAGAGATGTGTACAATGTGACTATTAAATTGTCAGCTGCACAAATGAAGAGCAGACTTCCGCCTGTGGTCGATTTGGCCTCAAGGATAGGGGAGGGCATTCATGAGCGTACGAAATCCGTCTCCCTCGTTATACAACGAGGATCTTGCACCAGCCGAGGAGCGCAAATGGGGTGCATTCAGCATCTTTAACGTCTGGACATCAGACGTCCATAGCCTGTGGGGCTACTATCTGGCGGCGAGCCTGTTCCTGCTGTGTGGCAGCTTCGTCAATTTCGTCATCGCCATCGGCATCGGATCGCTGGTCATCTTCATTCTGATGAGCCTGGTCGGCAATGCCGGCGTGCGCACCGGCGTACCCTTTCCGGTTCTGGCGCGCGCCTCCTTCGGCACGTTCGGGGCGAACGTGCCGGCACTCGTCCGAGCGGTGGTCGCCTGCTTCTGGTATGGGGCGCAGACTGCCGCCGCATCCGGCGCCATCGTCGCCTTGCTGATCCGCAATGACAGCCTGCTTGCCTTTCACCAGAACAGCCACTTCCTCGGCCACTCGACACTCGAGGTCATCTGCTACGTCATCGTCTGGGGTCTGCAGTTGCTGATCATTCAGCGCGGGATGGAAACGGTTCGCAAGTTCCAGGATTGGGCCGGCCCGGCCGTCTGGATCATGATGCTGGTGCTCGCGGTCTATCTGGTCGTCAAGTCGGGCACTTTCTCCTTCGGGTCCGAAATCCCGCGCGACGTGCTGATCGAAAAGACCAAGGATGCGGGCGTGCCGGGTGAGCCTGGTTCGATTGCAGCGCTAGCTGCCGTGGCCGCCACCTGGATCACCTATTTCGCTGCACTTTACCTGAATTTCTGCGATTTTTCGCGCTACGCAACGAATGAAAAGGCGCTCAGGAAAGGCAACCTCTGGGGGCTCCCGATCAACCTCCTGGCCTTCTGCCTCGTTGCAGGCGTCACCACCACGGCCGCATTTACGGTCTACGGCGAGGTCTTGCTGCATCCCGAAATGATATCGGCAAAATTCGACAGCTGGTTCCTGGCGCTGCTTGCGGCGCTGACATTCGCCATCGCAACGCTTGGCATCAACGTTGTGGCGAACTTCGTGTCGCCGGCCTTCGACTTCGCCAATGTCTTCCCGCGCCAGATCAACTTCAAACGCGGCGGATATATCGCCGCATTGATCGCTCTCGTACTTTACCCGTTTGCTCCCTGGGAGACGGGTGCTGCGCATTTCGTCAATTTCATCGGATCGACGATGGGGCCGATCTTCGGCATCATGATGGTGGATTACTATCTGATCCGGAAGAGCCAGTTGAACGTCGAAGCGCTCTATCATGAGAATGGCGAATTCCGGTTCCAGAGCGGATGGCACGGCAATGCCTTCATCGCATTTGCGGTGGGTGTGCTGTTCTCCTCGATCCTGCCGACCTTCACCACCATCCTGCCGGACTGGTGGGGAACCTACGGCTGGTTCTTCGGCGTCGCCATCGGCGGGGCGATCTATTTCGTGTTGAGAATGGGCGCGCGGCGCAAACCGGCCTTCGCGTCCTGACCGAATAAAAATGCGCCCGGCAGTCGCCGGGCGCATTTTTATGTCGGGGTATCCTGTCGCCGCCCGTTTCAGCGACGAGCGGCAACTGCATGCATGGCTGCACGGGCCGTGGGCTGCGCCATCGTTCTCGCCGTCGAGCGAAGGGCCGAGGACTGACTGACCGCATCGTCGAGCCTGAACTGGGCGATGAGTTCGCGAAGCTTCTGGGCTTCCTGCGCGAGAGAATCGGACGCCGCGGTCGACTGTTGCACCATGGTCGCGTTCTGCTGCGTGGTCTGGTCCATCCGGTTGACCGCGACGTTGACTTCGCTGAGGCCGATGGACTGCTCTTTCGCAGAAGTGGCGATCGAATCCATATGGTGATTGATCTGGGTGATGAAGCCGCCGATGGTCTTCAAGGCCTGGCCGGTATCGCGCACCAGCTTGACCCCGCCTTCCACCTCCTTCGAGGAGTTCTGGATCAGGCCCTTGATTTCCTTGGCGGCACTTGCCGAGCGCTGGGCGAGTTCGCGCACTTCCTGGGCGACAACGGCGAAGCCCTTGCCGGCCTCGCCGGCTCTTGCCGCTTCCACGCCGGCATTGAGGGCGAGAAGGTTGGTCTGGAATGCAATTTCGTCGATGACGCTGATGATGTTGGAAATCTGCTGTGACGAGGTCTCGATGCGTTCCATAGCCTCTTCGGCGTGGGAAACGACCTCCGCGGAGACCCCGGCGCTGCGATTTGCCTCCGTGGCCACCGTGCGCGTCTCCTCGGTTCGCTTGCTGGAGTTCGACACATTCGCCGTGATCTCTTCCAGTGCAGCCGCCGTCTCTTCGAGAGAAGCCGCCTGCTGTTCCGTGCGCTTTGCAAGATCGCTCGCCCCGGAGGAGATTTCCCGCGTGCCTTCGTCGATCGTGCCGATGCTTTCGGAAATCGCTCTCAGCGTTGAGCCAAGTTGGGTGACGGACTGGTTGAAGTCATGACGTAGCGCCTCGAAGTCGGGAGCGAAAGTCTCGTTGAGCTGGAAGGCGAGATCGCCTCCGGCCAGCCGCTTCAAACCGGCGGCGAGACCCGAGGTGGCGATGCGCAGCCGCTCGGAGGCGTCAGCTTCCGCCTGCTGCTGGGCGGCAAGGCGATCGGCCTCCGCCCTGTTGCGGTTTTCGTCGGCTTCGATTGCCATTCGCTTGTTGGTGATCGCGGCCTGGCGAAAGATCTCCACCGCCCCCGCCATCGATCCGATTTCGTCGGCGCGGTCGGCAAACGGAATCTCCGAACCGGTGTCTCCCTCGGCCAGCCGCCGCATCGAGGCAGTGATGCCTGTAATCGGATTGGCGATGCCAGTCAGCACGAAGACGACGGCGCCGAGAACGAGCAATCCCGCAAAGCCGATCGCGGCAAACAGCTCGAATTCTATCGAGGCGAAGGTCTCCTTGCTGAGTTCGGCGGCCGTGTTGCTGCCGCTGACGTTCAGTTCGACCAGGGCCGCAGTTGCCTCCTTCAGCTTGTCCGAATAGGAGCGCATCTCGCCGCCCAGATATTGCCCCGCTTCTTCGGTCTTGTTGGCCCGGGAAAGGACGAGCAGCTGCGAGCTGCTGGCGATGTAACCACCAACACTCTCCTTGATCGTCTTGATCAGTTCGCGCTCGTGGTCGGATGATGCCAGCGGAAGATAGGCGTCCACCGCTTTGCCAACTGTATCCTCCGCGACTTTGATGGCTTCTTCGCGCGTTTTCTTTTCTGCATCCGACTGCGCGATGATGTGATCACGGTAGGCGAGGCGCAAATTCGTCATGGCGAGATTGATCGCCTGCGACGCCTGCACGCTAGGCAGCCAGTTGGTCGCAATTTCTTCGGTGGAGCCGTTCGTATTTCGAAGACCGTCGACCGCGAGATAAGCGACAAGCCCGAAAAGAAGAGCTATGCCGCTGAAAATCAACAGCAAACTCGATTTTATGTTTGGACGACGCATCGAAAATCCCCATCGAACGTCCGGCTTCATACCGGCTTGGCCAACGTCTTTTGTAACGAAAAAAATTTAACGATTTGTTCCATATGTAAAAACGCCGTTTACCAGTTTTCCCGAAAGCCATCGCCGTTTCCGCGCTCAGGCTCCCGATGAAGGCGCCTGGTCGGCCTCGCGCCGACGCGGTGATGCATGTTTTACGAAATAGCATTATGATCGGTTGAGCGCCTGACCGGCGGAGGGGCTGGCTGCGGATATGTGATCCGTGCGGAATGGAGGACGACGGGATTTGGAACGGCTGAAGGATCTGAATAGTGCTCTCGCGCCGGCTGGTGGCGGTTCCACATCGCCTCCGTATGAACGGCCCGGCGTCGTGGCTGCCGCTGTTTACCAGCATGGGCAACGCATTCGCGACATCAGGATAGAAGAGGCCGGCGAATGGCGAAGCCGGGAGAATGCCATCGTCTGGATCGGCCTGCACGAGCCGGATGAAGTGCTGCTCCATCAGGTCCAGGCCGAGTTCAATCTCCATGCCCTGGCGATCGAAGACGCGGCACAGCCGCACCAGCGCCCGAAGCTGGAGATTTACGGGGACGCGATGTTCATCGTCGCCCGGACCGCCCATATGAAAGATGACGAAATCATCTTCGGCGAAACGCATTTGTTCGTCGGTCGCGGTTATGTCGTCTCAGTTCGCCACGGAGACTCGTCCTCCTACCTCGCGGTGCGGCAGCGATGCGAGGCCACGCCGGCAGCATTGGCCCACGGCGAGAATTATATTCTCTATTCCATCCTCGATTTCATCGTCGACAACTACATGCCTGTCATCGAGGTCGTGCAGGAGGAGGTCGAGAAGCTCGAGGATCTCGTGCTGCGCGAACAGCTGGAAAAATCCGACATCGAGCGGCTTTACCTGCTGCGGCGCAAGCTGCTGCGGCTGCGCAATGCCGTGGTGCCGCTTGTGGACGTCTGCCGGCGGTACGAGCATATCGATCTTCCCGGCATGGATCCGACGCTGCAGTCGCTGTTTCGCGATGTGACCGATCACGTGCGCCGGGTTCAGGAAGATATCGATGCGTTGCGCGAGGTCCTTGCCTTCGCCTTCGAGGCCAGCGTGATGATCGGCCAGACGGAGCAGACGGCGATCGCCCGCAAGCTCGCCGCCTGGGCGGCAATCCTCGCCGTTCCCACCGCGATCGCCGGTATCTACGGGATGAACTTCAGCGATATGCCGGAACTGAAAACCCAGTACGGTTATTTCGTCGTGCTTGGCGTCATCGTCACCTTGTGCTTGGGCCTCTTCGGTTTCTTCCGTCGGAAGAAGTGGCTCTAGATATGGGGCGCGGAGGACATGTACGGGGTATGCGGGAAACCGGTTCGCGAGGCGCGTCAGCACAGAGCGCTTAGCAGTCGATCCCGATGCCTTCTGATATAGTCGATATCGCTCAAATACAGCCGTGCGTCTCCGGCAACCACGTCCTCCACGAATGTCTCATCTCCGGCC
Coding sequences:
- a CDS encoding alpha/beta hydrolase is translated as MTEQRLKEFPMGAKAMLVAIGLAMLAGCATRPSPEVLNPVHLPVHQPVHLNASLHSEEAAPSGVNVLAATNRSLDTARGGFGSAWADNLTYEQYAFSVPPNRKDTAITYPTSRPDPERQFAVIGRKQLPRDAFVEEALRSTQSDGTVGIFVHGYNYSYQEALFRTAQIAADANIPGSPILFSWPSAAAVAGYVADRDAALSSRGDLDSLVTSLSASGKVKRIILFGHSMGGFLVMETVRQLELQHRDDVIGKLAVILAAPDIDVDVFRSQLKDIGRMPVPISLLVSKDDRALVASSFIAGERARVGRIDIDDPVIREAALKERLRVIDITSIQASDGLGHDRYASLAKFGAQLASFESGRRSSAGDVGAYVFDAAGAAVASPFRLAGRVVGSQ
- a CDS encoding NCS1 family nucleobase:cation symporter-1, giving the protein MSVRNPSPSLYNEDLAPAEERKWGAFSIFNVWTSDVHSLWGYYLAASLFLLCGSFVNFVIAIGIGSLVIFILMSLVGNAGVRTGVPFPVLARASFGTFGANVPALVRAVVACFWYGAQTAAASGAIVALLIRNDSLLAFHQNSHFLGHSTLEVICYVIVWGLQLLIIQRGMETVRKFQDWAGPAVWIMMLVLAVYLVVKSGTFSFGSEIPRDVLIEKTKDAGVPGEPGSIAALAAVAATWITYFAALYLNFCDFSRYATNEKALRKGNLWGLPINLLAFCLVAGVTTTAAFTVYGEVLLHPEMISAKFDSWFLALLAALTFAIATLGINVVANFVSPAFDFANVFPRQINFKRGGYIAALIALVLYPFAPWETGAAHFVNFIGSTMGPIFGIMMVDYYLIRKSQLNVEALYHENGEFRFQSGWHGNAFIAFAVGVLFSSILPTFTTILPDWWGTYGWFFGVAIGGAIYFVLRMGARRKPAFAS
- a CDS encoding HAMP domain-containing methyl-accepting chemotaxis protein, which gives rise to MRRPNIKSSLLLIFSGIALLFGLVAYLAVDGLRNTNGSTEEIATNWLPSVQASQAINLAMTNLRLAYRDHIIAQSDAEKKTREEAIKVAEDTVGKAVDAYLPLASSDHERELIKTIKESVGGYIASSSQLLVLSRANKTEEAGQYLGGEMRSYSDKLKEATAALVELNVSGSNTAAELSKETFASIEFELFAAIGFAGLLVLGAVVFVLTGIANPITGITASMRRLAEGDTGSEIPFADRADEIGSMAGAVEIFRQAAITNKRMAIEADENRNRAEADRLAAQQQAEADASERLRIATSGLAAGLKRLAGGDLAFQLNETFAPDFEALRHDFNQSVTQLGSTLRAISESIGTIDEGTREISSGASDLAKRTEQQAASLEETAAALEEITANVSNSSKRTEETRTVATEANRSAGVSAEVVSHAEEAMERIETSSQQISNIISVIDEIAFQTNLLALNAGVEAARAGEAGKGFAVVAQEVRELAQRSASAAKEIKGLIQNSSKEVEGGVKLVRDTGQALKTIGGFITQINHHMDSIATSAKEQSIGLSEVNVAVNRMDQTTQQNATMVQQSTAASDSLAQEAQKLRELIAQFRLDDAVSQSSALRSTARTMAQPTARAAMHAVAARR
- a CDS encoding magnesium and cobalt transport protein CorA, which encodes MERLKDLNSALAPAGGGSTSPPYERPGVVAAAVYQHGQRIRDIRIEEAGEWRSRENAIVWIGLHEPDEVLLHQVQAEFNLHALAIEDAAQPHQRPKLEIYGDAMFIVARTAHMKDDEIIFGETHLFVGRGYVVSVRHGDSSSYLAVRQRCEATPAALAHGENYILYSILDFIVDNYMPVIEVVQEEVEKLEDLVLREQLEKSDIERLYLLRRKLLRLRNAVVPLVDVCRRYEHIDLPGMDPTLQSLFRDVTDHVRRVQEDIDALREVLAFAFEASVMIGQTEQTAIARKLAAWAAILAVPTAIAGIYGMNFSDMPELKTQYGYFVVLGVIVTLCLGLFGFFRRKKWL